A stretch of Paenibacillus mucilaginosus 3016 DNA encodes these proteins:
- a CDS encoding ABC transporter substrate-binding protein has product MIRSFRAFPAAALSLFVLLAGCGAPPATEPKPAQGAAPAASAPVQGGTFTYALAGSPSGLDPNVVPGAADYRVMRSLYDSLVVQLPDKSIKPWLAEEWTVSPDGRTYTFKLRKDVTFHDGTPFNAAAVKYNFDRIVNPATKSRFAITLIGPYESSEVIDDYTVKVNLKSPYSAFLSSLGQAFLGIVSPAAAEKYKDQLVKNPVGTGPFKFVSWTENAAITLERNPAYQWAPALAENKGAPYLEKLVFKIIPEEATRIGSVQSAQVSAAETVPPQNLISLKSDPNVQLLQAEATGIPYTLMLNQDHAPWNELDARKAVQLAIDFDAIVKTLYLGTYPRAWSPLTPSVAGYNKELEGAVKPDLDKANALLDGLGWVRGADGIREKNGKKLTIHYVDGSPNREKRNDIAAMIQQQLKKAGIAVEVEITSDTSTALMVKGTNDLAGVSNVSGDPDILRSFFHTNAIPNANKWGHNHTHKSDPQLDAWLEEGLKEQDPAKREEVYKKVQKYVIDHAYGFPVYVFPYTVAAGKNVSGFKFDSLGYPLFYDVSLKGS; this is encoded by the coding sequence ATGATCAGATCCTTCCGCGCATTCCCTGCTGCAGCCCTGTCTCTCTTCGTCCTGCTGGCCGGCTGCGGAGCACCGCCTGCGACCGAGCCGAAGCCCGCACAGGGTGCCGCACCTGCAGCATCCGCCCCTGTTCAAGGCGGAACCTTCACCTATGCCCTCGCGGGCTCCCCGAGCGGACTCGATCCGAACGTCGTCCCCGGCGCTGCGGATTACCGGGTCATGCGGTCGCTGTATGACAGCCTCGTCGTGCAGCTGCCCGACAAGTCCATCAAGCCCTGGCTGGCCGAGGAGTGGACCGTATCCCCCGACGGCAGAACGTATACGTTCAAGCTGCGCAAGGACGTCACGTTCCATGACGGGACGCCGTTCAATGCGGCGGCGGTCAAGTACAACTTTGACCGCATCGTGAACCCGGCGACGAAGTCCCGTTTTGCCATTACGCTGATCGGTCCTTACGAATCCTCGGAGGTGATCGACGATTACACGGTGAAGGTGAACCTGAAGTCGCCGTACAGCGCCTTCCTGAGCTCCCTCGGCCAGGCGTTCCTCGGCATCGTCTCGCCGGCGGCTGCCGAGAAGTACAAGGACCAGCTCGTCAAGAATCCGGTCGGCACGGGTCCCTTCAAGTTCGTGAGCTGGACGGAGAATGCGGCGATTACTCTCGAGCGCAATCCGGCCTACCAATGGGCTCCGGCCTTGGCGGAGAACAAAGGCGCGCCTTATCTGGAGAAGCTTGTCTTCAAAATCATTCCGGAGGAGGCCACGCGGATCGGCAGCGTGCAGAGCGCCCAGGTGTCAGCGGCCGAGACGGTGCCGCCGCAAAATTTGATCTCGCTGAAGAGCGACCCGAACGTCCAGCTTCTTCAGGCGGAAGCGACCGGCATTCCCTACACGCTGATGCTGAACCAGGATCATGCACCGTGGAATGAACTGGACGCGAGGAAGGCCGTACAGCTGGCGATCGACTTCGATGCCATCGTCAAGACGCTGTATCTGGGCACCTATCCGAGAGCCTGGTCGCCGCTTACCCCGTCCGTCGCCGGCTACAACAAGGAGCTCGAAGGGGCGGTGAAGCCCGACCTCGACAAGGCGAATGCCCTGCTCGACGGGCTTGGCTGGGTGCGCGGGGCGGACGGCATCCGCGAGAAGAACGGGAAGAAGCTGACGATTCATTACGTGGACGGCTCGCCGAACCGGGAGAAGCGCAACGACATTGCAGCCATGATTCAGCAGCAGCTCAAGAAAGCAGGCATTGCCGTTGAAGTGGAGATCACCTCGGATACCTCCACGGCGCTCATGGTCAAAGGCACGAATGACCTGGCCGGCGTCAGCAACGTGTCCGGCGACCCGGATATTCTGCGGAGCTTTTTCCATACGAATGCCATCCCGAACGCGAACAAGTGGGGGCACAACCATACCCACAAATCCGATCCGCAGCTCGACGCCTGGCTCGAAGAAGGACTGAAGGAGCAGGACCCTGCCAAGCGGGAAGAGGTATACAAAAAGGTACAGAAATACGTGATCGATCATGCGTACGGCTTCCCGGTCTATGTGTTCCCTTACACGGTGGCGGCCGGGAAGAACGTCAGCGGGTTCAAGTTCGATTCGCTCGGCTACCCGCTGTTCTATGACGTATCGCTGAAAGGGTCCTGA
- a CDS encoding LLM class flavin-dependent oxidoreductase → MSHPVNQPKRKLKLGAMLHGVGSSMSTWRHPELPSDASISIDYIKEQARIAEEGKLDLVFIADGLYINEKSIPHFLNRFEPVTILSAIGSVTSRIGVVGTLSTSYSEPFTVARQFASIDHITGGRAGWNVVTSPLEGSAKNFSRKEHPEHELRYEIAEEYLEVVRGLWDSWEDDAFVRNKETGVFFDPDKMHRLNHQGKHFSVEGPLNIARSKQGHPVVFQAGSSDSGRSLAARTADAVFTGHETIEEAQQFYRNVKERAAAFGRSPDEILIFPGIGPIVGRTAEEAERKYQEVADLVKVEEALLYLGRFFDHHDFSVYGLDEPFPDLGDIGANSFRSTTDRIKRKAKEEGLTLRQTALQVATPKTSFIGTPEQVADKIQAWFEQGAADGFMIGSTVPNGLRDFVELVVPVLQERGLFREEYEADTLRGNLGLPVPENRYTAARRKAAEAQVLPEQPETVPAP, encoded by the coding sequence ATGAGCCATCCTGTGAATCAGCCGAAACGCAAATTGAAACTGGGTGCGATGCTGCACGGCGTCGGCAGCAGCATGTCCACCTGGAGGCATCCGGAGCTGCCCTCCGATGCCAGCATCTCGATCGACTACATTAAAGAGCAGGCCCGGATTGCCGAGGAAGGCAAGCTGGACCTTGTGTTCATCGCCGATGGACTGTATATCAACGAGAAATCCATCCCGCACTTCCTGAACCGGTTCGAGCCGGTCACGATTCTCTCGGCCATCGGCTCGGTCACTTCCCGTATCGGAGTGGTAGGCACCCTGTCGACCTCCTACAGCGAACCGTTCACCGTGGCCCGGCAGTTTGCATCGATCGATCATATTACAGGCGGCCGGGCCGGGTGGAATGTCGTGACTTCCCCCCTCGAGGGGTCAGCGAAGAACTTCAGCCGCAAGGAGCACCCCGAGCACGAGCTCCGTTATGAGATTGCCGAGGAGTACCTTGAGGTCGTCCGCGGGCTCTGGGATTCGTGGGAAGACGACGCGTTCGTGCGGAACAAGGAGACCGGCGTCTTCTTCGACCCGGACAAAATGCACCGGCTGAACCACCAGGGCAAGCACTTCTCCGTGGAAGGCCCGCTGAACATTGCCCGCTCGAAGCAGGGGCATCCGGTCGTCTTCCAGGCCGGTTCGTCGGACAGCGGCAGATCGCTTGCCGCCCGTACCGCCGATGCGGTGTTCACCGGTCATGAGACGATCGAAGAGGCGCAGCAGTTCTACCGCAATGTGAAGGAGAGGGCGGCTGCCTTCGGACGCAGCCCGGACGAGATCCTCATCTTCCCGGGCATCGGCCCGATCGTCGGGCGGACGGCAGAAGAAGCCGAACGCAAATACCAGGAGGTCGCGGATCTCGTGAAGGTCGAAGAGGCGCTGCTCTATCTCGGCCGGTTCTTCGACCACCACGACTTCTCGGTCTATGGGCTGGATGAGCCGTTCCCGGACCTCGGGGACATCGGAGCGAACAGCTTCCGCAGCACCACCGACCGCATCAAGCGGAAGGCGAAGGAAGAAGGGCTTACCCTGCGGCAGACCGCGCTGCAGGTGGCTACGCCAAAGACGAGCTTTATCGGCACGCCAGAGCAGGTGGCCGACAAGATTCAGGCGTGGTTCGAGCAGGGGGCGGCCGACGGCTTCATGATCGGGTCTACCGTGCCGAACGGCCTGCGGGATTTCGTGGAGCTCGTGGTGCCTGTGCTGCAGGAGCGCGGACTCTTCCGTGAGGAGTACGAAGCGGACACCCTCCGCGGGAATCTCGGTCTGCCCGTACCGGAGAATCGGTATACGGCGGCGAGAAGGAAAGCGGCGGAAGCGCAGGTGCTGCCCGAGCAGCCGGAGACCGTTCCCGCACCCTAA
- a CDS encoding LLM class flavin-dependent oxidoreductase, producing MRMGLRLSLLDQSPIGEGGTPEEAFRHTLELARRAEALGYHRFWVSEHHDSKELAGSSPEVLISYLLAKTDRIRIGSGGVMLQHYSPYKVAENFGVLASLAPGRVDLGIGRAPGGLPQSTKALQSGAAGGQVPLDAKLEALQAYLLGHTEPGDELHGVRAVPVAEKPAELFLLGAGTDSAALAGRLGIPYVYAEFISGDPEGAAASFAAYREQLGARTDLRPLLASSVIVADTDEEAAKLAAEAKVIKVLLESGRKVTVKTLESAEDFGRQSGESFEIDIRQAQIIHGSPATVRDKLLETTQRYGIEEIIITAYNRTFEQRLRTIELLQAALAEQAGDLTESLTL from the coding sequence ATGAGAATGGGGCTGCGGTTAAGCTTGTTGGATCAAAGTCCGATCGGCGAAGGGGGCACACCCGAAGAGGCGTTCCGCCACACGCTGGAGCTGGCCCGGAGAGCGGAAGCGCTCGGATATCACCGGTTCTGGGTGTCGGAGCACCATGACTCCAAGGAGCTGGCAGGCTCCTCGCCGGAGGTGCTGATCTCCTACCTGCTGGCCAAGACGGACCGGATCCGGATCGGGTCGGGCGGGGTAATGCTCCAGCATTACAGCCCTTACAAGGTGGCCGAGAACTTCGGCGTGCTGGCATCCCTGGCGCCGGGGCGCGTAGACCTCGGCATCGGCCGGGCACCGGGCGGGCTGCCCCAGTCGACGAAGGCGCTGCAGTCCGGCGCCGCCGGAGGACAGGTGCCGCTGGATGCGAAGCTCGAAGCCCTGCAGGCTTATCTGCTGGGCCATACGGAGCCCGGTGACGAGCTGCACGGCGTCCGGGCGGTGCCGGTCGCGGAGAAGCCGGCGGAGCTCTTCCTGCTCGGGGCGGGGACGGACAGCGCGGCCCTGGCCGGCCGGCTCGGCATTCCTTACGTGTATGCCGAGTTCATCAGCGGCGATCCGGAAGGGGCGGCGGCTTCCTTCGCGGCTTACCGGGAGCAGCTTGGAGCGAGAACGGACCTCCGGCCGCTGCTGGCCTCGTCGGTCATCGTCGCGGATACGGATGAGGAGGCGGCGAAGCTGGCCGCGGAGGCGAAGGTCATCAAGGTCCTGCTGGAGAGCGGAAGGAAGGTGACCGTGAAGACCCTGGAGAGCGCGGAGGACTTCGGCCGGCAGTCCGGTGAGAGCTTCGAGATCGACATCAGGCAGGCACAGATCATTCACGGTTCGCCGGCGACGGTACGAGATAAGCTGCTGGAGACTACGCAGCGGTACGGGATTGAAGAGATCATCATCACGGCCTACAACCGGACCTTCGAACAGCGGCTGCGGACGATAGAGCTCCTGCAGGCTGCTCTGGCGGAGCAGGCCGGCGATTTGACCGAATCGCTGACCCTGTAG
- a CDS encoding LysR family transcriptional regulator, with protein MNIENIEAFVYIVHFNSFNKAAEALYVSQPSISARIQSLERELSVRLFEREGRHFTLTEKGKQFLPYAQNILKTYKAGRQQLQVAEKQSDELRIGCTLSGANYILPEVLPVFKRKHRHIRIKLLTAPSETILEKVLAKELDVGLTRSMSHPDVESEQLYEDPIRLFVHRSHPFARKISLSMEEVGREPIVFFECGSLDWNRIHRLFQTLDVPPRIEMQIDNLETAKKLVVGGMGISFLPELSVRKEIREGVLLPLEMPQLSGISLRTHLLSLKGQGTELGQLFGEVIRGMDLTAGRPQASPG; from the coding sequence TTGAATATAGAAAATATCGAAGCCTTCGTCTATATCGTGCATTTCAACAGCTTCAACAAAGCGGCGGAGGCGCTCTACGTGTCCCAGCCGTCCATCTCCGCGCGCATCCAGTCGCTGGAACGCGAGCTGAGTGTCAGGCTGTTCGAGCGTGAAGGCCGGCATTTCACCCTGACGGAGAAGGGCAAGCAGTTCCTGCCGTATGCGCAGAACATCCTGAAGACGTACAAGGCCGGACGGCAGCAGCTGCAGGTGGCGGAGAAGCAGTCCGACGAGCTGCGGATCGGCTGCACGCTGTCCGGAGCCAATTACATTCTGCCCGAGGTGCTGCCGGTGTTCAAGCGGAAGCACAGGCATATCCGGATCAAGCTGCTGACGGCGCCGAGCGAGACCATCCTGGAGAAGGTGCTGGCCAAGGAGCTCGATGTCGGGCTGACCCGCAGCATGTCGCACCCGGATGTCGAATCCGAACAGCTCTATGAGGACCCGATCCGGCTGTTCGTCCACCGCAGCCATCCGTTTGCCCGCAAGATCAGCCTCAGCATGGAGGAGGTGGGCCGGGAGCCGATCGTGTTCTTCGAATGCGGCTCGCTTGACTGGAACCGGATCCACCGTCTGTTCCAGACACTTGACGTTCCTCCGCGGATCGAGATGCAGATCGACAACCTGGAGACGGCCAAAAAGCTGGTGGTTGGCGGCATGGGCATCTCCTTCCTTCCGGAGCTCTCGGTACGCAAGGAAATCCGGGAGGGGGTGCTGCTGCCCCTGGAGATGCCGCAGCTCTCCGGGATCTCGCTGCGCACCCACCTTCTGTCGCTGAAGGGGCAGGGGACGGAGCTCGGGCAGCTGTTCGGGGAGGTCATCCGGGGCATGGATCTTACGGCCGGGAGGCCGCAGGCGTCTCCGGGATAA
- a CDS encoding DoxX family protein, whose protein sequence is MSTSIGTEPNAKVQPLPRGKVIAYWITTALLAFVVGSGGIGQLTRQWGTLESVKILGYPLYFLTILGTWKVLGAIAILVPGFPRLKEWAYAGIFFGLTGAAASHAFAGDYGAYAYHIFTTLSFAVLALASWALRPKSRKL, encoded by the coding sequence ATGAGTACGAGCATCGGCACGGAACCAAACGCCAAAGTACAACCCCTGCCCCGAGGAAAAGTTATCGCTTATTGGATTACAACGGCGCTGCTTGCATTCGTTGTCGGGAGCGGGGGGATCGGTCAGCTGACCCGCCAATGGGGGACACTCGAGTCGGTGAAGATATTAGGCTATCCGCTGTATTTTCTGACCATTCTCGGGACCTGGAAAGTGCTGGGGGCGATCGCTATCCTCGTGCCGGGTTTTCCGCGGCTTAAAGAATGGGCATACGCAGGCATTTTCTTTGGCCTGACGGGCGCAGCTGCATCCCATGCCTTCGCGGGGGACTACGGGGCTTATGCGTACCACATCTTCACCACCCTTAGTTTTGCAGTCCTGGCTCTCGCCTCTTGGGCGCTGCGTCCGAAGAGCCGCAAACTGTAA
- a CDS encoding nuclear transport factor 2 family protein, producing the protein MNTSLKEKAVSFLQMVASGKVHEAYQEYVGQAFRHHNPYFRGDADSLLAAMQESTAKNPDKSLEVKLAIQEGEFVTVHSHVKQNQDDLGGAVVHIFRFDNGRIAEFWDVGQPIPESSPNEHGMF; encoded by the coding sequence ATGAACACTTCCCTGAAAGAGAAGGCCGTGTCGTTTTTGCAGATGGTGGCTTCCGGTAAAGTACATGAGGCATATCAGGAATACGTAGGTCAGGCGTTCCGCCACCATAATCCCTATTTCCGCGGTGATGCGGATTCACTTCTGGCTGCGATGCAGGAGAGTACCGCCAAGAATCCCGACAAGTCGCTGGAGGTCAAGCTTGCCATACAAGAGGGGGAGTTTGTTACCGTACACTCTCATGTGAAGCAGAATCAGGATGACCTTGGCGGGGCGGTGGTTCATATCTTCCGCTTCGATAACGGACGGATCGCCGAGTTCTGGGATGTGGGGCAGCCCATACCCGAAAGCAGTCCCAATGAACATGGGATGTTCTGA
- a CDS encoding formylglycine-generating enzyme family protein, which translates to MIMIHSTCGCGCSVSRSASSLERQRLPEEAASASAGGSTDQQDGAAEAAAERAEREAGALQPAVSAAGPGRGKAVEADRAGGSRMALTARDTAAQASAEPSAWRSAAGAEADTAETESGSHAGMIRLPGGTFRMGTDDREGFPQDGEGPSRLVTLDSFYLDACAVTNEQFLAFVRDTGYKTEAELYGWSFVFHLFVPERLRSSVDAVVQSAPWWWKVDGASWHAPEGPGTGIGERMDHPVVHVSWNDAQAYARWAGKRLPTEAEWEYAARGGLEGRRYAWGDTLLPDGQHRCNIWQGTFPQVNEALDGYAGTAPARSFPPNGFGFYHMAGNVWEWCADWFSPAYHRTTPSLNPAGPPQGQTKTLKGGSYLCHSSYCNRYRVAARTSNTPDSSTGHMGFRCAADV; encoded by the coding sequence ATGATCATGATTCACTCCACCTGCGGCTGCGGGTGCTCCGTCAGCCGCTCCGCTTCCTCTCTCGAACGGCAGCGGCTGCCTGAAGAGGCGGCCTCTGCTTCGGCTGGAGGGAGCACAGATCAGCAGGACGGCGCCGCGGAAGCTGCGGCAGAGAGAGCCGAGCGGGAAGCCGGTGCCCTGCAGCCGGCTGTGTCTGCAGCCGGGCCGGGCAGGGGCAAGGCCGTGGAAGCCGACCGCGCCGGCGGCTCGCGCATGGCGTTGACCGCCAGGGACACGGCTGCCCAGGCGTCAGCGGAACCGTCGGCATGGCGGAGCGCAGCCGGGGCGGAGGCCGATACGGCGGAGACGGAATCCGGCAGTCATGCCGGCATGATCCGCCTGCCCGGCGGCACCTTCCGCATGGGCACCGATGACCGGGAAGGCTTCCCGCAGGACGGGGAAGGGCCCTCGCGTCTTGTGACGCTGGATTCCTTCTATCTCGACGCCTGCGCTGTTACGAATGAACAGTTCCTCGCCTTCGTCCGTGACACGGGTTATAAGACGGAAGCGGAGCTCTACGGATGGTCGTTCGTGTTCCATCTGTTCGTTCCGGAACGGCTGCGGTCTTCCGTGGATGCCGTCGTCCAGAGCGCCCCCTGGTGGTGGAAGGTGGACGGCGCTTCATGGCACGCCCCGGAAGGGCCGGGAACCGGGATCGGGGAACGGATGGATCATCCGGTTGTCCATGTCTCGTGGAACGATGCGCAGGCGTACGCCCGCTGGGCCGGCAAGCGGCTCCCGACGGAGGCCGAGTGGGAGTATGCGGCACGCGGGGGCTTGGAGGGCAGGCGGTATGCCTGGGGGGATACCCTGCTGCCGGACGGTCAGCACCGGTGCAACATCTGGCAGGGCACCTTCCCGCAGGTGAATGAAGCCTTGGACGGCTACGCCGGTACGGCGCCGGCGCGGTCCTTCCCGCCGAACGGCTTCGGGTTCTACCATATGGCCGGCAATGTGTGGGAATGGTGCGCGGATTGGTTCAGTCCCGCTTACCACCGGACGACGCCGAGCCTGAATCCGGCCGGCCCCCCGCAGGGGCAGACGAAGACGCTGAAGGGCGGATCCTACCTCTGCCACAGCTCCTATTGCAACCGGTACCGGGTTGCGGCGCGCACCTCGAACACGCCGGACAGCTCAACCGGTCATATGGGCTTCCGCTGCGCTGCGGATGTGTGA
- a CDS encoding arylsulfatase has translation MAYWEKETFEGTIGRTTEESVPSWTERGGRAAPGAPNVVIILLDDLGFAQLGCYGSDIATPNIDALAAGGLRYNNFHTTALCSPTRAALLSGRNPHSVGLRSVLMADSGFPNARGRVSKSAALLSEILVENGYNTFAVGKWHLNTSQEQSFSGPFDNWPLGRGFEHFYGFLGGATSQWNPDLVEDNKRVKQPARAEDGYHLTEDLTDKAIDYIREQQTAAPDKPFFCYLAYGATHAPHHAPKEYIDKYKGRFDQGWDLAREQYFARQQALGIIPQDAELPPRSPDVLPWEELSEEQKRLYARLQEAFAGFLEHTDHHVGRLVQALKDFGQLDNTLFILLSDNGACSMGGDHGTVNNWGDMHGAEPLESKLSRIDEIGTPLADNHYPKGWAQVGNTPLRWYKSFVHAGGVKDPLIIHYPQRIQDGGGIRGQYHHVTDIVPTVLELTGLSAPAEYKGVPQQPIHGTSLAYTFEDGDEPTRKTTQIYEMVGNRAIYHEGWKAVAVHRPDTDFEEDVWELYRLTEDFSEVRDVAAEYPEKLEELVQLWWSEAEKYGFLPLERRSMRAILQNLGARKGPQPPGERVFYRSELGLPMSKSPDIRGKAFEITAEIYRDDISAEGVLVASGGRAGGYAWYIQDNRLVFGNNIEGVRYQYIESAEELPAGELKLRFVYTPEGENEGTGRLYLGDRHLGEGKLQGSAAIGFAFGQFNIGENGLTPVVPQYQVPFRFGGELKKVVYVTAKPEWDAKAAAELELATE, from the coding sequence ATGGCCTATTGGGAAAAGGAAACATTCGAAGGAACCATCGGACGGACGACCGAGGAGTCCGTACCCTCCTGGACGGAGCGGGGCGGCAGGGCCGCTCCCGGAGCCCCGAACGTCGTCATCATCCTGCTCGACGACCTGGGCTTCGCCCAGCTTGGCTGCTACGGCTCGGACATCGCCACGCCGAACATTGATGCGCTCGCGGCGGGCGGTCTGCGGTATAATAACTTCCACACGACCGCGCTGTGCTCCCCGACCCGGGCGGCGCTGCTCAGCGGGCGCAATCCGCACTCAGTCGGTCTGCGCAGCGTGCTCATGGCCGACAGCGGGTTCCCGAACGCCCGGGGCCGCGTCAGCAAAAGCGCCGCCCTGCTCAGCGAGATTCTCGTCGAGAACGGCTACAACACCTTTGCGGTCGGCAAGTGGCATCTGAATACGAGCCAGGAGCAGTCGTTCAGCGGACCGTTCGACAATTGGCCGCTCGGGCGCGGCTTCGAGCACTTCTACGGCTTCCTCGGCGGGGCCACCTCGCAGTGGAACCCCGATCTGGTCGAGGATAACAAGCGGGTGAAACAGCCGGCACGCGCCGAAGACGGCTACCATTTGACAGAGGATCTGACCGACAAGGCGATCGATTACATCCGCGAGCAGCAGACCGCCGCTCCGGATAAGCCGTTTTTCTGCTACCTCGCGTACGGGGCGACGCATGCGCCGCATCATGCGCCGAAGGAGTATATCGACAAGTACAAAGGCCGGTTCGACCAGGGCTGGGACTTGGCGAGGGAGCAGTATTTTGCCCGCCAGCAGGCGCTTGGGATCATTCCGCAGGACGCGGAGCTGCCGCCGAGAAGCCCGGACGTACTGCCTTGGGAGGAGCTTTCGGAGGAGCAGAAGCGGCTGTATGCGCGTCTGCAGGAAGCGTTCGCCGGGTTCCTGGAGCATACGGACCATCATGTCGGCCGCCTTGTGCAGGCCCTGAAGGACTTCGGCCAGCTGGACAACACGCTCTTCATCCTGCTCTCCGACAACGGGGCATGCTCGATGGGCGGCGATCACGGGACAGTCAACAACTGGGGAGATATGCACGGGGCCGAACCCCTCGAATCCAAGCTGAGCCGGATCGACGAGATCGGAACGCCCTTGGCCGACAACCATTATCCGAAGGGCTGGGCGCAGGTCGGCAATACGCCGCTGCGGTGGTACAAGTCGTTCGTTCATGCCGGCGGAGTGAAGGATCCGCTCATCATTCATTATCCGCAGCGGATACAGGATGGCGGAGGCATCCGCGGACAGTATCACCACGTGACGGATATCGTGCCGACCGTGCTGGAGCTGACCGGCCTGAGTGCACCGGCGGAGTACAAAGGCGTACCGCAGCAGCCGATTCACGGCACCTCGCTCGCCTACACCTTCGAGGACGGGGATGAGCCGACCCGCAAGACGACACAGATCTACGAGATGGTCGGCAACCGGGCGATCTACCACGAGGGATGGAAGGCGGTGGCGGTTCACCGGCCGGATACCGATTTTGAGGAGGACGTGTGGGAGCTGTACCGCTTGACGGAGGATTTCAGCGAAGTGCGCGATGTGGCGGCCGAGTATCCGGAGAAGCTGGAGGAGCTCGTTCAGCTGTGGTGGTCCGAAGCGGAGAAGTACGGCTTCCTTCCGCTGGAGCGCCGCTCGATGAGAGCTATCCTGCAGAACCTCGGGGCCCGAAAAGGACCTCAGCCCCCCGGAGAGCGCGTCTTCTACCGCTCGGAGCTCGGACTGCCGATGTCGAAGTCGCCGGACATCCGGGGCAAAGCCTTCGAGATCACGGCGGAGATCTACAGGGACGACATCTCGGCCGAAGGCGTCCTCGTCGCCTCCGGCGGCCGGGCCGGCGGGTACGCCTGGTATATCCAGGACAACCGCCTCGTCTTCGGCAATAACATCGAGGGCGTGCGGTACCAGTATATCGAATCGGCTGAAGAGCTGCCGGCCGGTGAATTGAAGCTCCGGTTCGTCTACACGCCGGAGGGAGAGAACGAGGGCACCGGCAGGCTGTACCTGGGGGACCGTCATCTGGGCGAAGGGAAGCTGCAGGGCAGTGCTGCGATCGGCTTTGCCTTCGGCCAGTTCAACATCGGCGAGAACGGCCTGACGCCGGTCGTGCCGCAGTATCAGGTGCCCTTCCGCTTCGGCGGTGAGCTGAAGAAGGTGGTCTACGTGACCGCGAAGCCGGAATGGGACGCGAAGGCGGCCGCCGAGCTGGAGCTTGCCACGGAGTAG
- a CDS encoding ABC transporter permease: MRAVNRIINTGILTWIIGLIVWQLLSLASSPDFLPGPYQTLLGAIELSKDGSLWQYMGASLFRVAVGWSLGSLIAIPVGLIMGRVTVIRRLTEPFLNFIRFIPPLAFITLFMLWFGIGEQSKIILILYSTLFIVILNTMTGVLSIEEDKIRSARSMGATEWQTMLHVIIPATVPYMFTGVRLAMSTSYMAIIGAEMIAADKGVGFMIWNARLYFKMDWIFVGLFALGLMGYFTDRLLNWFGSTVLARYGIAGGTAFRGRLR; this comes from the coding sequence ATGCGCGCAGTGAACCGAATCATCAACACGGGAATCCTGACCTGGATCATCGGCTTGATCGTATGGCAGCTGCTTTCCCTGGCTTCAAGCCCCGACTTCCTCCCGGGACCTTATCAGACGCTTCTAGGCGCCATCGAGCTGTCGAAGGACGGATCGCTGTGGCAGTATATGGGCGCCAGTCTGTTCCGGGTGGCCGTCGGCTGGTCCCTTGGCAGTCTGATCGCCATTCCGGTCGGGCTCATCATGGGGAGGGTGACCGTGATCCGCAGGCTCACGGAGCCGTTCCTGAATTTCATCCGCTTCATCCCGCCCCTGGCCTTCATCACCCTGTTCATGCTGTGGTTCGGCATCGGGGAGCAGTCGAAGATCATCCTGATCCTGTACTCGACCTTATTCATCGTCATTCTCAATACGATGACTGGCGTGCTGTCCATCGAGGAGGACAAGATTCGCTCGGCCCGCAGCATGGGCGCCACCGAGTGGCAGACGATGCTTCATGTGATCATCCCGGCCACCGTGCCGTACATGTTCACCGGCGTGCGTCTTGCCATGAGCACCTCGTACATGGCGATCATCGGAGCCGAGATGATTGCGGCCGATAAGGGCGTCGGCTTCATGATCTGGAATGCGCGTCTGTATTTCAAAATGGACTGGATCTTCGTCGGCCTCTTCGCGCTCGGCCTCATGGGCTACTTCACCGACCGGCTGCTGAACTGGTTCGGCTCCACTGTGCTGGCCCGCTACGGGATTGCAGGAGGCACGGCGTTCCGCGGCAGGCTGAGATAA